The following coding sequences lie in one Drosophila sulfurigaster albostrigata strain 15112-1811.04 chromosome 2R, ASM2355843v2, whole genome shotgun sequence genomic window:
- the LOC133838427 gene encoding C-terminal-binding protein isoform X1, with protein MDKNLMMPKRSRMDVKTNFANGPLQARPLVALLDGRDCSIEMPILKDVATVAFCDAQSTSEIHEKVLNEAVGALMWHTIILTKEDLEKFKALRIIVRIGSGTDNIDVKAAGELGIAVCNVPGYGVEEVADTTMCLILNLYRRTYWLANMVREGKKFTGPEQVREAAHGCARIRGDTLGLVGLGRIGSAVALRAKAFGFNVIFYDPYLPDGIDKSLGLTRVYTLQDLLFQSDCVSLHCTLNEHNHHLINEFTIKQMRPGAFLVNTARGGLVDDETLALALKQGRIRAAALDVHENEPYNVFQGALKDAPNLICTPHAAFFSDASATELREMAATEIRRAIVGNIPEVLRNCVNKEYFMRTPPTAAAGGVAAAVYPEGLNGGYYTGALHHRAHSTTPHDGPHSTTNLGGSSSSALAPPPPSAGANSVAAAAAAVAAAAAALLPSPVPPNAAVPTVPHLSPQVGGLPLGIVSSQSHLSAPDPNNHLSSSIKSEVKVESTETP; from the exons ATGGATAAAAATCTAATGATGCCCAAGCGTTCGCGCATGGACGTTAAAACCAACTTTGCCAATGGCCCACTGCAGGCGCGACCATTGGTTGCCCTGCTGGATGGACGCGACTGTTCGATCGAGATGCCCATACTGAAGGATGTGGCTACAGTGGCCTTCTGCGATGCACAGAGCACATCCGAAATACACGAGAAG GTGCTGAATGAAGCAGTTGGCGCATTGATGTGGCACACTATCATCTTGACTAAGGAAGATCttgaaaaatttaaagctttaCGCATCATTGTACGCATTGGCAGCGGCACAGATAACATCGATGTTAAAGCCGCTGGCGAGTTGGGAATTGCAGTGTGCAACGTCCCCGGCTATGGTGTCGAGGAGGTGGCAGACACAACAATGTGCTTGATTTTGAACCTATATCGGCGCACCTATTGGCTGGCGAATATGGTGCGAGAGGGCAAGAAGTTTACCGGCCCTGAGCAAGTGCGAGAGGCGGCGCAT ggCTGCGCACGTATTCGTGGCGATACCTTAGGATTAGTTGGATTGGGTCGCATTGGTAGCGCTGTGGCGTTGAGGGCAAAAGCATTCGGCTTCAATGTTATATTCTACGATCCCTACCTACCCGATGGCATTGACAAATCGCTCGGCCTCACACGCGTCTATACCCTGCAGGATCTGCTCTTTCAGTCCGACTGCGTCTCACTGCATTGCACACTTAACGAGCACAATCATCATTTAATCAATGAATTCACAATTAAACAG ATGCGACCTGGAGCATTTCTGGTGAACACCGCCCGCGGCGGTCTGGTTGATGACGAGACTTTGGCGTTGGCACTGAAACAGGGACGGATAAGAGCAGCCGCATTGGATGTGCACGAGAATGAACCATACAATGTATTTCAA gGTGCACTGAAAGATGCTCCAAATCTGATTTGCACACCACATGCCGCCTTCTTCAGCGATGCATCCGCAACGGAGCTGCGCGAAATGGCAGCCACCGAAATACGACGAGCGATTGTCGGCAATATTCCAGAAGTGCTGAGGAATTGCGTTAACAAGGAGTACTTCATGCGCACGCCGCCCACAGCTGCGGCCGGCGGTGTTGCGGCGGCTGTTTATCCCGAAG GATTAAATGGCGGCTATTATACAGGCGCACTGCATCATCGGGCACACAGCACCACACCGCATGATGGTCCCCACAGTACAACAAATcttggcggcagcagcagttcTGCCTTGGCACCGCCTCCGCCCTCCGCTGGCGCTAACTCcgtggctgcagctgctgctgctgtggccgCGGCAGCTGCCGCGCTCCTGCCGTCGCCGGTTCCGCCGAACGCTGCTGTGCCAACGGTGCCACATTTGTCGCCGCAAGTTGGTGGATTGCCGCTTGGAATTGTGAGTAGCCAATCG CACCTGAGTGCGCCAGACCCTAATAATCATCTGTCATCGAGCATTAAATCCGAAGTAAAGGTCGAGTCAACGGAGACGCCGTAG
- the LOC133838427 gene encoding C-terminal-binding protein isoform X8: MDKNLMMPKRSRMDVKTNFANGPLQARPLVALLDGRDCSIEMPILKDVATVAFCDAQSTSEIHEKVLNEAVGALMWHTIILTKEDLEKFKALRIIVRIGSGTDNIDVKAAGELGIAVCNVPGYGVEEVADTTMCLILNLYRRTYWLANMVREGKKFTGPEQVREAAHGCARIRGDTLGLVGLGRIGSAVALRAKAFGFNVIFYDPYLPDGIDKSLGLTRVYTLQDLLFQSDCVSLHCTLNEHNHHLINEFTIKQMRPGAFLVNTARGGLVDDETLALALKQGRIRAAALDVHENEPYNVFQGALKDAPNLICTPHAAFFSDASATELREMAATEIRRAIVGNIPEVLRNCVNKEYFMRTPPTAAAGGVAAAVYPEGSIRI, translated from the exons ATGGATAAAAATCTAATGATGCCCAAGCGTTCGCGCATGGACGTTAAAACCAACTTTGCCAATGGCCCACTGCAGGCGCGACCATTGGTTGCCCTGCTGGATGGACGCGACTGTTCGATCGAGATGCCCATACTGAAGGATGTGGCTACAGTGGCCTTCTGCGATGCACAGAGCACATCCGAAATACACGAGAAG GTGCTGAATGAAGCAGTTGGCGCATTGATGTGGCACACTATCATCTTGACTAAGGAAGATCttgaaaaatttaaagctttaCGCATCATTGTACGCATTGGCAGCGGCACAGATAACATCGATGTTAAAGCCGCTGGCGAGTTGGGAATTGCAGTGTGCAACGTCCCCGGCTATGGTGTCGAGGAGGTGGCAGACACAACAATGTGCTTGATTTTGAACCTATATCGGCGCACCTATTGGCTGGCGAATATGGTGCGAGAGGGCAAGAAGTTTACCGGCCCTGAGCAAGTGCGAGAGGCGGCGCAT ggCTGCGCACGTATTCGTGGCGATACCTTAGGATTAGTTGGATTGGGTCGCATTGGTAGCGCTGTGGCGTTGAGGGCAAAAGCATTCGGCTTCAATGTTATATTCTACGATCCCTACCTACCCGATGGCATTGACAAATCGCTCGGCCTCACACGCGTCTATACCCTGCAGGATCTGCTCTTTCAGTCCGACTGCGTCTCACTGCATTGCACACTTAACGAGCACAATCATCATTTAATCAATGAATTCACAATTAAACAG ATGCGACCTGGAGCATTTCTGGTGAACACCGCCCGCGGCGGTCTGGTTGATGACGAGACTTTGGCGTTGGCACTGAAACAGGGACGGATAAGAGCAGCCGCATTGGATGTGCACGAGAATGAACCATACAATGTATTTCAA gGTGCACTGAAAGATGCTCCAAATCTGATTTGCACACCACATGCCGCCTTCTTCAGCGATGCATCCGCAACGGAGCTGCGCGAAATGGCAGCCACCGAAATACGACGAGCGATTGTCGGCAATATTCCAGAAGTGCTGAGGAATTGCGTTAACAAGGAGTACTTCATGCGCACGCCGCCCACAGCTGCGGCCGGCGGTGTTGCGGCGGCTGTTTATCCCGAAG GTTCGATTAGGATTTAA
- the LOC133838427 gene encoding C-terminal-binding protein isoform X5, translating into MDKNLMMPKRSRMDVKTNFANGPLQARPLVALLDGRDCSIEMPILKDVATVAFCDAQSTSEIHEKVLNEAVGALMWHTIILTKEDLEKFKALRIIVRIGSGTDNIDVKAAGELGIAVCNVPGYGVEEVADTTMCLILNLYRRTYWLANMVREGKKFTGPEQVREAAHGCARIRGDTLGLVGLGRIGSAVALRAKAFGFNVIFYDPYLPDGIDKSLGLTRVYTLQDLLFQSDCVSLHCTLNEHNHHLINEFTIKQMRPGAFLVNTARGGLVDDETLALALKQGRIRAAALDVHENEPYNVFQGALKDAPNLICTPHAAFFSDASATELREMAATEIRRAIVGNIPEVLRNCVNKEYFMRTPPTAAAGGVAAAVYPEGALHHRAHSTTPHDGPHSTTNLGGSSSSALAPPPPSAGANSVAAAAAAVAAAAAALLPSPVPPNAAVPTVPHLSPQVGGLPLGIVSSQSHLSAPDPNNHLSSSIKSEVKVESTETP; encoded by the exons ATGGATAAAAATCTAATGATGCCCAAGCGTTCGCGCATGGACGTTAAAACCAACTTTGCCAATGGCCCACTGCAGGCGCGACCATTGGTTGCCCTGCTGGATGGACGCGACTGTTCGATCGAGATGCCCATACTGAAGGATGTGGCTACAGTGGCCTTCTGCGATGCACAGAGCACATCCGAAATACACGAGAAG GTGCTGAATGAAGCAGTTGGCGCATTGATGTGGCACACTATCATCTTGACTAAGGAAGATCttgaaaaatttaaagctttaCGCATCATTGTACGCATTGGCAGCGGCACAGATAACATCGATGTTAAAGCCGCTGGCGAGTTGGGAATTGCAGTGTGCAACGTCCCCGGCTATGGTGTCGAGGAGGTGGCAGACACAACAATGTGCTTGATTTTGAACCTATATCGGCGCACCTATTGGCTGGCGAATATGGTGCGAGAGGGCAAGAAGTTTACCGGCCCTGAGCAAGTGCGAGAGGCGGCGCAT ggCTGCGCACGTATTCGTGGCGATACCTTAGGATTAGTTGGATTGGGTCGCATTGGTAGCGCTGTGGCGTTGAGGGCAAAAGCATTCGGCTTCAATGTTATATTCTACGATCCCTACCTACCCGATGGCATTGACAAATCGCTCGGCCTCACACGCGTCTATACCCTGCAGGATCTGCTCTTTCAGTCCGACTGCGTCTCACTGCATTGCACACTTAACGAGCACAATCATCATTTAATCAATGAATTCACAATTAAACAG ATGCGACCTGGAGCATTTCTGGTGAACACCGCCCGCGGCGGTCTGGTTGATGACGAGACTTTGGCGTTGGCACTGAAACAGGGACGGATAAGAGCAGCCGCATTGGATGTGCACGAGAATGAACCATACAATGTATTTCAA gGTGCACTGAAAGATGCTCCAAATCTGATTTGCACACCACATGCCGCCTTCTTCAGCGATGCATCCGCAACGGAGCTGCGCGAAATGGCAGCCACCGAAATACGACGAGCGATTGTCGGCAATATTCCAGAAGTGCTGAGGAATTGCGTTAACAAGGAGTACTTCATGCGCACGCCGCCCACAGCTGCGGCCGGCGGTGTTGCGGCGGCTGTTTATCCCGAAG GCGCACTGCATCATCGGGCACACAGCACCACACCGCATGATGGTCCCCACAGTACAACAAATcttggcggcagcagcagttcTGCCTTGGCACCGCCTCCGCCCTCCGCTGGCGCTAACTCcgtggctgcagctgctgctgctgtggccgCGGCAGCTGCCGCGCTCCTGCCGTCGCCGGTTCCGCCGAACGCTGCTGTGCCAACGGTGCCACATTTGTCGCCGCAAGTTGGTGGATTGCCGCTTGGAATTGTGAGTAGCCAATCG CACCTGAGTGCGCCAGACCCTAATAATCATCTGTCATCGAGCATTAAATCCGAAGTAAAGGTCGAGTCAACGGAGACGCCGTAG
- the LOC133838427 gene encoding C-terminal-binding protein isoform X9, with translation MDKNLMMPKRSRMDVKTNFANGPLQARPLVALLDGRDCSIEMPILKDVATVAFCDAQSTSEIHEKVLNEAVGALMWHTIILTKEDLEKFKALRIIVRIGSGTDNIDVKAAGELGIAVCNVPGYGVEEVADTTMCLILNLYRRTYWLANMVREGKKFTGPEQVREAAHGCARIRGDTLGLVGLGRIGSAVALRAKAFGFNVIFYDPYLPDGIDKSLGLTRVYTLQDLLFQSDCVSLHCTLNEHNHHLINEFTIKQMRPGAFLVNTARGGLVDDETLALALKQGRIRAAALDVHENEPYNGALKDAPNLICTPHAAFFSDASATELREMAATEIRRAIVGNIPEVLRNCVNKEYFMRTPPTAAAGGVAAAVYPEAPECARP, from the exons ATGGATAAAAATCTAATGATGCCCAAGCGTTCGCGCATGGACGTTAAAACCAACTTTGCCAATGGCCCACTGCAGGCGCGACCATTGGTTGCCCTGCTGGATGGACGCGACTGTTCGATCGAGATGCCCATACTGAAGGATGTGGCTACAGTGGCCTTCTGCGATGCACAGAGCACATCCGAAATACACGAGAAG GTGCTGAATGAAGCAGTTGGCGCATTGATGTGGCACACTATCATCTTGACTAAGGAAGATCttgaaaaatttaaagctttaCGCATCATTGTACGCATTGGCAGCGGCACAGATAACATCGATGTTAAAGCCGCTGGCGAGTTGGGAATTGCAGTGTGCAACGTCCCCGGCTATGGTGTCGAGGAGGTGGCAGACACAACAATGTGCTTGATTTTGAACCTATATCGGCGCACCTATTGGCTGGCGAATATGGTGCGAGAGGGCAAGAAGTTTACCGGCCCTGAGCAAGTGCGAGAGGCGGCGCAT ggCTGCGCACGTATTCGTGGCGATACCTTAGGATTAGTTGGATTGGGTCGCATTGGTAGCGCTGTGGCGTTGAGGGCAAAAGCATTCGGCTTCAATGTTATATTCTACGATCCCTACCTACCCGATGGCATTGACAAATCGCTCGGCCTCACACGCGTCTATACCCTGCAGGATCTGCTCTTTCAGTCCGACTGCGTCTCACTGCATTGCACACTTAACGAGCACAATCATCATTTAATCAATGAATTCACAATTAAACAG ATGCGACCTGGAGCATTTCTGGTGAACACCGCCCGCGGCGGTCTGGTTGATGACGAGACTTTGGCGTTGGCACTGAAACAGGGACGGATAAGAGCAGCCGCATTGGATGTGCACGAGAATGAACCATACAAT gGTGCACTGAAAGATGCTCCAAATCTGATTTGCACACCACATGCCGCCTTCTTCAGCGATGCATCCGCAACGGAGCTGCGCGAAATGGCAGCCACCGAAATACGACGAGCGATTGTCGGCAATATTCCAGAAGTGCTGAGGAATTGCGTTAACAAGGAGTACTTCATGCGCACGCCGCCCACAGCTGCGGCCGGCGGTGTTGCGGCGGCTGTTTATCCCGAAG CACCTGAGTGCGCCAGACCCTAA
- the LOC133838427 gene encoding C-terminal-binding protein isoform X4, whose product MDKNLMMPKRSRMDVKTNFANGPLQARPLVALLDGRDCSIEMPILKDVATVAFCDAQSTSEIHEKVLNEAVGALMWHTIILTKEDLEKFKALRIIVRIGSGTDNIDVKAAGELGIAVCNVPGYGVEEVADTTMCLILNLYRRTYWLANMVREGKKFTGPEQVREAAHGCARIRGDTLGLVGLGRIGSAVALRAKAFGFNVIFYDPYLPDGIDKSLGLTRVYTLQDLLFQSDCVSLHCTLNEHNHHLINEFTIKQMRPGAFLVNTARGGLVDDETLALALKQGRIRAAALDVHENEPYNGALKDAPNLICTPHAAFFSDASATELREMAATEIRRAIVGNIPEVLRNCVNKEYFMRTPPTAAAGGVAAAVYPEGLNGGYYTGALHHRAHSTTPHDGPHSTTNLGGSSSSALAPPPPSAGANSVAAAAAAVAAAAAALLPSPVPPNAAVPTVPHLSPQVGGLPLGIHLSAPDPNNHLSSSIKSEVKVESTETP is encoded by the exons ATGGATAAAAATCTAATGATGCCCAAGCGTTCGCGCATGGACGTTAAAACCAACTTTGCCAATGGCCCACTGCAGGCGCGACCATTGGTTGCCCTGCTGGATGGACGCGACTGTTCGATCGAGATGCCCATACTGAAGGATGTGGCTACAGTGGCCTTCTGCGATGCACAGAGCACATCCGAAATACACGAGAAG GTGCTGAATGAAGCAGTTGGCGCATTGATGTGGCACACTATCATCTTGACTAAGGAAGATCttgaaaaatttaaagctttaCGCATCATTGTACGCATTGGCAGCGGCACAGATAACATCGATGTTAAAGCCGCTGGCGAGTTGGGAATTGCAGTGTGCAACGTCCCCGGCTATGGTGTCGAGGAGGTGGCAGACACAACAATGTGCTTGATTTTGAACCTATATCGGCGCACCTATTGGCTGGCGAATATGGTGCGAGAGGGCAAGAAGTTTACCGGCCCTGAGCAAGTGCGAGAGGCGGCGCAT ggCTGCGCACGTATTCGTGGCGATACCTTAGGATTAGTTGGATTGGGTCGCATTGGTAGCGCTGTGGCGTTGAGGGCAAAAGCATTCGGCTTCAATGTTATATTCTACGATCCCTACCTACCCGATGGCATTGACAAATCGCTCGGCCTCACACGCGTCTATACCCTGCAGGATCTGCTCTTTCAGTCCGACTGCGTCTCACTGCATTGCACACTTAACGAGCACAATCATCATTTAATCAATGAATTCACAATTAAACAG ATGCGACCTGGAGCATTTCTGGTGAACACCGCCCGCGGCGGTCTGGTTGATGACGAGACTTTGGCGTTGGCACTGAAACAGGGACGGATAAGAGCAGCCGCATTGGATGTGCACGAGAATGAACCATACAAT gGTGCACTGAAAGATGCTCCAAATCTGATTTGCACACCACATGCCGCCTTCTTCAGCGATGCATCCGCAACGGAGCTGCGCGAAATGGCAGCCACCGAAATACGACGAGCGATTGTCGGCAATATTCCAGAAGTGCTGAGGAATTGCGTTAACAAGGAGTACTTCATGCGCACGCCGCCCACAGCTGCGGCCGGCGGTGTTGCGGCGGCTGTTTATCCCGAAG GATTAAATGGCGGCTATTATACAGGCGCACTGCATCATCGGGCACACAGCACCACACCGCATGATGGTCCCCACAGTACAACAAATcttggcggcagcagcagttcTGCCTTGGCACCGCCTCCGCCCTCCGCTGGCGCTAACTCcgtggctgcagctgctgctgctgtggccgCGGCAGCTGCCGCGCTCCTGCCGTCGCCGGTTCCGCCGAACGCTGCTGTGCCAACGGTGCCACATTTGTCGCCGCAAGTTGGTGGATTGCCGCTTGGAATT CACCTGAGTGCGCCAGACCCTAATAATCATCTGTCATCGAGCATTAAATCCGAAGTAAAGGTCGAGTCAACGGAGACGCCGTAG
- the LOC133838427 gene encoding C-terminal-binding protein isoform X7, with amino-acid sequence MDKNLMMPKRSRMDVKTNFANGPLQARPLVALLDGRDCSIEMPILKDVATVAFCDAQSTSEIHEKVLNEAVGALMWHTIILTKEDLEKFKALRIIVRIGSGTDNIDVKAAGELGIAVCNVPGYGVEEVADTTMCLILNLYRRTYWLANMVREGKKFTGPEQVREAAHGCARIRGDTLGLVGLGRIGSAVALRAKAFGFNVIFYDPYLPDGIDKSLGLTRVYTLQDLLFQSDCVSLHCTLNEHNHHLINEFTIKQMRPGAFLVNTARGGLVDDETLALALKQGRIRAAALDVHENEPYNVFQGALKDAPNLICTPHAAFFSDASATELREMAATEIRRAIVGNIPEVLRNCVNKEYFMRTPPTAAAGGVAAAVYPEAPECARP; translated from the exons ATGGATAAAAATCTAATGATGCCCAAGCGTTCGCGCATGGACGTTAAAACCAACTTTGCCAATGGCCCACTGCAGGCGCGACCATTGGTTGCCCTGCTGGATGGACGCGACTGTTCGATCGAGATGCCCATACTGAAGGATGTGGCTACAGTGGCCTTCTGCGATGCACAGAGCACATCCGAAATACACGAGAAG GTGCTGAATGAAGCAGTTGGCGCATTGATGTGGCACACTATCATCTTGACTAAGGAAGATCttgaaaaatttaaagctttaCGCATCATTGTACGCATTGGCAGCGGCACAGATAACATCGATGTTAAAGCCGCTGGCGAGTTGGGAATTGCAGTGTGCAACGTCCCCGGCTATGGTGTCGAGGAGGTGGCAGACACAACAATGTGCTTGATTTTGAACCTATATCGGCGCACCTATTGGCTGGCGAATATGGTGCGAGAGGGCAAGAAGTTTACCGGCCCTGAGCAAGTGCGAGAGGCGGCGCAT ggCTGCGCACGTATTCGTGGCGATACCTTAGGATTAGTTGGATTGGGTCGCATTGGTAGCGCTGTGGCGTTGAGGGCAAAAGCATTCGGCTTCAATGTTATATTCTACGATCCCTACCTACCCGATGGCATTGACAAATCGCTCGGCCTCACACGCGTCTATACCCTGCAGGATCTGCTCTTTCAGTCCGACTGCGTCTCACTGCATTGCACACTTAACGAGCACAATCATCATTTAATCAATGAATTCACAATTAAACAG ATGCGACCTGGAGCATTTCTGGTGAACACCGCCCGCGGCGGTCTGGTTGATGACGAGACTTTGGCGTTGGCACTGAAACAGGGACGGATAAGAGCAGCCGCATTGGATGTGCACGAGAATGAACCATACAATGTATTTCAA gGTGCACTGAAAGATGCTCCAAATCTGATTTGCACACCACATGCCGCCTTCTTCAGCGATGCATCCGCAACGGAGCTGCGCGAAATGGCAGCCACCGAAATACGACGAGCGATTGTCGGCAATATTCCAGAAGTGCTGAGGAATTGCGTTAACAAGGAGTACTTCATGCGCACGCCGCCCACAGCTGCGGCCGGCGGTGTTGCGGCGGCTGTTTATCCCGAAG CACCTGAGTGCGCCAGACCCTAA
- the LOC133838427 gene encoding C-terminal-binding protein isoform X6 has product MDKNLMMPKRSRMDVKTNFANGPLQARPLVALLDGRDCSIEMPILKDVATVAFCDAQSTSEIHEKVLNEAVGALMWHTIILTKEDLEKFKALRIIVRIGSGTDNIDVKAAGELGIAVCNVPGYGVEEVADTTMCLILNLYRRTYWLANMVREGKKFTGPEQVREAAHGCARIRGDTLGLVGLGRIGSAVALRAKAFGFNVIFYDPYLPDGIDKSLGLTRVYTLQDLLFQSDCVSLHCTLNEHNHHLINEFTIKQMRPGAFLVNTARGGLVDDETLALALKQGRIRAAALDVHENEPYNGALKDAPNLICTPHAAFFSDASATELREMAATEIRRAIVGNIPEVLRNCVNKEYFMRTPPTAAAGGVAAAVYPEGALHHRAHSTTPHDGPHSTTNLGGSSSSALAPPPPSAGANSVAAAAAAVAAAAAALLPSPVPPNAAVPTVPHLSPQVGGLPLGIVSSQSHLSAPDPNNHLSSSIKSEVKVESTETP; this is encoded by the exons ATGGATAAAAATCTAATGATGCCCAAGCGTTCGCGCATGGACGTTAAAACCAACTTTGCCAATGGCCCACTGCAGGCGCGACCATTGGTTGCCCTGCTGGATGGACGCGACTGTTCGATCGAGATGCCCATACTGAAGGATGTGGCTACAGTGGCCTTCTGCGATGCACAGAGCACATCCGAAATACACGAGAAG GTGCTGAATGAAGCAGTTGGCGCATTGATGTGGCACACTATCATCTTGACTAAGGAAGATCttgaaaaatttaaagctttaCGCATCATTGTACGCATTGGCAGCGGCACAGATAACATCGATGTTAAAGCCGCTGGCGAGTTGGGAATTGCAGTGTGCAACGTCCCCGGCTATGGTGTCGAGGAGGTGGCAGACACAACAATGTGCTTGATTTTGAACCTATATCGGCGCACCTATTGGCTGGCGAATATGGTGCGAGAGGGCAAGAAGTTTACCGGCCCTGAGCAAGTGCGAGAGGCGGCGCAT ggCTGCGCACGTATTCGTGGCGATACCTTAGGATTAGTTGGATTGGGTCGCATTGGTAGCGCTGTGGCGTTGAGGGCAAAAGCATTCGGCTTCAATGTTATATTCTACGATCCCTACCTACCCGATGGCATTGACAAATCGCTCGGCCTCACACGCGTCTATACCCTGCAGGATCTGCTCTTTCAGTCCGACTGCGTCTCACTGCATTGCACACTTAACGAGCACAATCATCATTTAATCAATGAATTCACAATTAAACAG ATGCGACCTGGAGCATTTCTGGTGAACACCGCCCGCGGCGGTCTGGTTGATGACGAGACTTTGGCGTTGGCACTGAAACAGGGACGGATAAGAGCAGCCGCATTGGATGTGCACGAGAATGAACCATACAAT gGTGCACTGAAAGATGCTCCAAATCTGATTTGCACACCACATGCCGCCTTCTTCAGCGATGCATCCGCAACGGAGCTGCGCGAAATGGCAGCCACCGAAATACGACGAGCGATTGTCGGCAATATTCCAGAAGTGCTGAGGAATTGCGTTAACAAGGAGTACTTCATGCGCACGCCGCCCACAGCTGCGGCCGGCGGTGTTGCGGCGGCTGTTTATCCCGAAG GCGCACTGCATCATCGGGCACACAGCACCACACCGCATGATGGTCCCCACAGTACAACAAATcttggcggcagcagcagttcTGCCTTGGCACCGCCTCCGCCCTCCGCTGGCGCTAACTCcgtggctgcagctgctgctgctgtggccgCGGCAGCTGCCGCGCTCCTGCCGTCGCCGGTTCCGCCGAACGCTGCTGTGCCAACGGTGCCACATTTGTCGCCGCAAGTTGGTGGATTGCCGCTTGGAATTGTGAGTAGCCAATCG CACCTGAGTGCGCCAGACCCTAATAATCATCTGTCATCGAGCATTAAATCCGAAGTAAAGGTCGAGTCAACGGAGACGCCGTAG